The Monodelphis domestica isolate mMonDom1 chromosome 7, mMonDom1.pri, whole genome shotgun sequence genome window below encodes:
- the LOC103100280 gene encoding uncharacterized protein LOC103100280 isoform X4, which translates to MENMKKPFPFWENKITRLFAAPHISLLPVQDFLGEKTTLLCQIKGFYPAGGLQAWWLRNGEKVPEATPVGSPRLNPDGTFDLELILNLTLKSDDLADNFTCHVTHPALEHPLQEKLEMEVKKEKWWKDVQSNNRPSVSSILIIILGITVLVFAIIYQFRRNRGQEEQEEGEVRTAADGKEREQPQEKSDFQSSGRNWEAEKLLPKDHTESEEEILQGEIKVGFLQGYRKTEGVMEMRYGRTEREIIVDCRETEDKILILKGDREGQVLLETGESKGQNLRCGESEGRVLKEVEVDTEGQFQEADGLRTEGQILKGNRQTEDYKRDKEATEGQVQGGEAEEQTQGRDAEKQTQGEDSEKEVQGRDAEGQAQGEEAEGEAQGGEAEEQTQGEEAEGEAQGGEVEGQAQGKEAEGEAQGGEAEGQAQGGEAEGEAQGGEAEGQAQGGEAEGQAEGSDAEGQAQGEEAEGQAQGEEAEGQAQGGEAEGQAQGGEAEGQAQGGEAEGQAQGGEAEGQAQGGEAEGQAQGEEAEGQAQGEEAEGQAQGRDAEGEVRGGDAEGQVQGEEAEEQFHRGNEEITERYVSKDIGANGMRSVRGEGETMEQIPSGCEGIEGLASSEKADTQSLRINEDLSEQSPGAVGDRGSSPKRRHGPAPGIDGEVRGKEK; encoded by the exons ATGGAAAACATGAAGAAACCTTTCCCTTTTTGGGAAAACAAGATCACAAGGTTGTTTG CTGCCCCCCACATCTCCTTGCTTCCAGTCCAAGACTTTCTAGGAGAGAAGACTACCCTGCTGTGCCAGATCAAAGGTTTCTACCCTGCAGGGGGACTTCAGGCCTGGTGGCTACGCAATGGGGAAAAGGTACCAGAGGCCACCCCTGTAGGGTCCCCAAGACTAAATCCTGATGGTACATTTGATTTGGAGCTGATCTTAAATTTGACCTTGAAGTCTGATGACCTAGCAGACAATTTTACCTGTCATGTTACTCACCCTGCTCTGGAACATCCCCTACAAGAGAAATTAGAGATGGAGGTCAAAAAAG AAAAGTGGTGGAAAGATGTTCAGAGCAACAATAGGCCATCAGTTAGCAGCATCCTGATCATCATCTTGGGTATTACTGTTCTAGTTTTTGCCATCATCTACCAATTCAGGAGGAACAGAG GCCAGGAAGAACAGGAGGAGGGAGAGGTTCGGACAGCAGCagatggaaaggaaagggagcAACCTCAAGAGAAATCTGACTTCCAGTCCTCTGGAAGAAACTGGGAGGCGGAGAAATTGTTACCAAAGGACCATACTGAGTCTGAGGAAGAGATCCTTCAGGGAGAAATAAAAGTTGGATTTCTACAGGGCTATAGAAAGACTGAGGGGGTGATGGAAATGAGGTATGGGAGAACTGAGAGAGAAATCATTGTAGACTGTAGAGAGACTGAGGATAAGATCCTCATATTGAAGGGTGATAGGGAGGGCCAGGTCCTTTTGGAAACGGGTGAAAGTAAGGGACAGAATCTAAGATGTGGAGAGAGTGAGGGAAGGGTGCTAAAGGAAGTTGAAGTGGATACTGAGGGACAGTTTCAGGAAGCAGATGGATTAAGAACTGAAGGACAGATCCTGAAAGGGAATAGACAGACAGAGGATTACAAGAGAGATAAAGAGGCTACTGAAGGACAGGTCCAAGGAGGGGAAGCTGAAGAACAGACCCAAGGAAGAGATGCTGAAAAACAGACCCAGGGAGAAGATTCTGAAAAAGAGGTCCAGGGAAGGGATGCTGAAGGACAGGCCCaaggagaggaggctgaaggagaGGCCCAGGGTGGGGAGGCTGAAGAACAGACCCagggagaggaggctgaaggagaGGCCCAGGGAGGAGAGGTTGAAGGACAGGCCCAGGGAAAGGAGGCTGAAGGagaggcccagggaggggaggctgaaggacaggcccagggaggggaggctgaaggagaggcccagggaggggaggctgaaggacaggcccagggaggggaggctgaaggaCAGGCTGAGGGAAGTGATGCTGAAGGACAGGCCCaaggagaggaggctgaaggacaggcccaaggagaggaggctgaaggaCAGGCCCAAGGAGGGGAGGCTGAAGGACAGGCCCagggaggggaggctgaaggacaggcccagggaggggaggctgaaggacaggcccagggaggggaggctgaaggaCAGGCCCAGGGAGGAGAGGCTGAAGGACAGGCCCagggagaggaggctgaaggaCAGGCCCAAGGAGAGGAAGCTGAAGGACAGGCCCAGGGAAGAGATGCTGAAGGAGAGGTCAGGGGAGGGGATGCTGAAGGACAGGTCCAAGGAGAGGAAGCTGAAGAACAGTTCCACAGAGGGAATGAAGAGATCACTGAAAGATATGTCTCTAAGGATATTGGAGCAAATGGAATGAGATCtgtaagaggggagggagaaaccaTGGAGCAAATCCCAAGTGGATGTGAAGGAATAGAGGGATTGGCCTCAAGTGAAAAGGCTGATACTCAATCATTGAGGATCAATGAGGATCTTTCAGAACAATCTCCAGGGGCAGTTGGAGACAGAGGTTCTTCCCCCAAACGAAGACATGGCCCAGCCCCAGGGATAGATGGAGAGGTCCGGGGGAAAGAAAAGTAA